In Desulfatibacillum aliphaticivorans DSM 15576, a genomic segment contains:
- a CDS encoding AAA domain-containing protein, giving the protein MDAEIKNSLINILHTSSTGLSTREIGFRLRKLHLRLPDYQISSLLRDMSANGQVEYSKGLWSYTASKVKHSDSISCPLPALSKETITELNFTGNIATPEPTPPSGTENVYSGRWGLFRQLVSYYRKCINNEEGAEASAFLNDLGKSYIYLRRIGKWSPKPGLHWRITIPIGSHLSGLLNALPSAGNDQSLVLGYPVQATHIKKQNEPDVSIISPVFFFELNHEVSRDGLVVSCSAPRAEVNVKWLEYAFARKPDQQRNFLSACGFINRWRPNDEGPGFEKEEICPDLENLVTALTAFMPYKIRESLNIDSVPDNTIKEPFDTGIYNRAVLMMAKKTRYTASLLNELSTIESESDDVLDQTALRYIFLEGDEENENAVDASPHESVVVDTTPLNAEQRRAISSLINQEISVITGPPGTGKSQVAAAAICNARLRNLTVLFSSRNHKAIDAVVSRLNKPEGPQLIVRTNSKEDPNLKYTFNNAITDILAFPSNESSIEKIGRVREELFEYLEQRGLKATFAHQAIEFGSLLGELEDKMSYLAQGLTEETIRFLNANSNNDKYKAIEKISSIIKSAVFDGSQQDGLSKILALFRELYYFPSYANALLKLGDMPGLPLLPRYPKSKKLSGMALQVSTLDHAAKYASNRNESIVYEAKLKELPPLEEITQEILKLSDRIKELASIAISLDASSRVGLRPGVDRQELDGLRAALNAMRTGLDTQIITMETRRILKKRTPYILESFPCWAVTNLSVKSRIPLIAGMFDLAIVDEASQSDIPSAIPILFRAKRAGAIGDPHQLTHSTKLSTAKDAMLRRNVNIKRVDDARFAYTESSLYNLLAGSKKADAIFLSETYRSANPIADYSNANFYKGRLRVATDCSLLKIPNGMQMGIGWTDVSGEVQSGGGSGCYSQSEVDEVVSIVRTMLLQNHFKGSLGIVTPFRQQANRIRDALFEADAQLFHALQLSDAHVDTSHGFQGDERDVIIFSICGGPDMPAGSRSFLRETGNLFNVAASRARAVLHVVGNQAWARKCGIPHIESLAVPKPITATTLPKTPWHPFESPYEEMFFNALQEAGLEPRPQFPVSSRRLDMALIKGGEKPIKIDIEVDGDCHRNSDGSRKIDDHWRDIQLQGLGWKVMRFWTYQLREDLKGCVDKVVHGWREND; this is encoded by the coding sequence TTGGATGCAGAAATCAAAAATTCGTTGATTAACATTCTTCACACCTCCTCTACTGGCCTTTCCACACGGGAGATTGGCTTCCGTTTGAGAAAACTGCATCTACGCCTGCCTGATTACCAAATTAGCTCCCTTCTTAGAGACATGAGTGCAAACGGCCAGGTCGAATATAGTAAAGGCCTTTGGTCTTATACCGCCTCTAAAGTCAAGCATTCAGATTCTATAAGCTGTCCTCTTCCAGCATTGTCAAAGGAAACAATTACAGAGCTGAATTTCACAGGAAATATAGCTACTCCTGAGCCGACACCCCCTTCGGGAACTGAAAATGTTTATTCAGGGCGGTGGGGGCTTTTTCGGCAATTAGTTTCCTATTACCGAAAGTGTATCAACAATGAGGAGGGGGCTGAAGCGTCCGCTTTTCTGAATGATTTAGGAAAAAGCTATATATACCTCCGTCGAATAGGGAAGTGGAGTCCCAAGCCAGGTTTGCATTGGCGAATCACAATACCCATAGGCTCTCATCTGTCAGGCTTATTAAATGCTCTCCCGAGTGCTGGAAATGATCAATCATTGGTTCTTGGCTACCCTGTGCAGGCAACACACATAAAGAAACAAAACGAACCGGACGTGAGTATCATAAGTCCTGTGTTCTTTTTTGAACTGAACCATGAAGTTTCAAGAGACGGCTTGGTTGTAAGTTGCAGTGCCCCTCGTGCGGAGGTCAATGTAAAGTGGTTGGAATATGCTTTTGCTCGAAAACCGGATCAACAACGGAATTTTTTGTCGGCATGCGGTTTTATCAATAGATGGCGTCCAAATGATGAAGGCCCCGGCTTTGAAAAAGAAGAAATTTGCCCTGATTTGGAAAATTTGGTTACAGCCCTAACTGCATTTATGCCCTACAAAATTCGTGAGTCTCTTAACATTGACAGCGTCCCAGACAACACAATAAAAGAGCCATTTGATACAGGCATATATAATAGGGCTGTCCTGATGATGGCCAAAAAAACTCGGTACACCGCTTCTCTGCTTAACGAGCTTTCCACAATTGAAAGTGAATCGGATGATGTGCTTGATCAAACTGCTCTCCGCTACATCTTTTTGGAAGGAGACGAAGAAAATGAAAATGCTGTAGATGCTTCGCCTCATGAATCAGTCGTGGTGGACACGACGCCGTTAAATGCGGAACAGAGAAGAGCAATTTCCTCTCTGATAAATCAAGAGATATCCGTCATCACTGGGCCTCCTGGAACGGGGAAAAGTCAGGTTGCCGCCGCCGCAATATGTAATGCCAGGTTAAGAAACCTGACAGTTCTTTTTTCAAGCCGCAATCACAAGGCCATTGACGCTGTTGTCTCAAGGCTGAATAAACCTGAAGGTCCCCAACTGATTGTCAGAACAAACTCCAAGGAAGATCCAAACCTCAAATATACATTCAACAACGCGATAACAGATATTTTAGCTTTTCCAAGTAATGAGTCTTCTATCGAGAAAATCGGCAGGGTGCGAGAGGAACTCTTTGAATATCTTGAGCAGAGAGGGTTAAAGGCGACATTTGCTCACCAAGCGATAGAGTTTGGGAGCCTGTTGGGAGAACTTGAGGACAAGATGAGTTATCTTGCTCAGGGTCTTACTGAAGAAACAATTCGGTTTCTAAATGCAAACTCCAACAATGATAAATATAAGGCTATTGAAAAGATATCCTCAATTATTAAGTCAGCAGTTTTCGATGGGAGTCAACAAGATGGTTTGTCTAAAATTTTGGCACTCTTTAGGGAACTGTACTACTTCCCTTCTTATGCCAATGCACTCCTGAAACTTGGAGATATGCCCGGACTGCCTTTACTTCCGCGTTATCCAAAATCAAAAAAACTTTCCGGGATGGCACTTCAAGTTTCAACATTGGACCATGCTGCGAAATATGCAAGCAATAGAAATGAAAGCATCGTATATGAAGCCAAACTTAAAGAGCTTCCTCCCCTGGAAGAAATCACGCAAGAAATCCTCAAACTCTCTGATCGTATAAAGGAACTTGCTTCTATTGCCATTTCTCTTGACGCTTCCAGCAGAGTGGGGCTGCGTCCCGGCGTGGACAGGCAGGAGCTTGACGGGTTGCGGGCGGCATTAAATGCAATGAGAACGGGTTTGGACACCCAAATAATCACCATGGAGACTCGACGTATCCTAAAAAAAAGGACGCCGTATATTTTGGAATCATTTCCATGCTGGGCAGTAACCAATCTTTCTGTCAAATCCAGAATCCCCCTTATAGCCGGAATGTTTGATTTGGCAATTGTTGATGAAGCAAGCCAGTCGGATATTCCTTCGGCAATACCTATTTTATTCCGCGCAAAAAGAGCGGGGGCAATAGGCGACCCTCATCAGCTTACTCACTCAACCAAGCTGTCCACAGCCAAAGACGCTATGTTGAGACGCAATGTGAACATTAAGCGTGTAGACGACGCCCGTTTCGCATATACGGAAAGTTCTCTTTATAATCTACTCGCAGGGTCAAAAAAAGCTGATGCAATTTTTCTGAGTGAAACGTACAGAAGTGCAAACCCCATCGCTGATTATTCCAATGCAAATTTCTATAAGGGGCGGTTGCGGGTAGCCACTGACTGTTCTCTATTAAAAATCCCTAACGGGATGCAAATGGGAATAGGCTGGACGGATGTATCAGGGGAAGTTCAGAGCGGAGGCGGCAGTGGATGCTATTCCCAAAGTGAAGTGGATGAGGTGGTCAGCATAGTAAGAACTATGCTCTTGCAGAATCATTTCAAAGGCAGCCTTGGCATCGTCACGCCATTCCGTCAACAGGCCAACCGCATCAGAGATGCATTATTTGAGGCCGATGCCCAATTATTTCATGCGCTGCAATTGTCAGATGCTCATGTGGACACGTCTCATGGTTTTCAGGGGGATGAAAGAGACGTCATAATTTTTTCCATATGCGGAGGCCCGGACATGCCTGCAGGCTCACGTTCTTTTTTGAGGGAGACAGGGAACCTTTTTAATGTTGCTGCCAGTCGCGCCAGGGCTGTCCTACATGTTGTGGGCAACCAGGCCTGGGCGCGAAAATGTGGAATACCTCATATTGAAAGTCTTGCCGTCCCTAAACCTATTACAGCCACCACTCTGCCCAAAACGCCATGGCATCCATTTGAGTCCCCATATGAAGAAATGTTTTTCAACGCATTACAAGAGGCTGGCCTTGAACCGCGGCCACAATTTCCTGTTTCCAGTCGACGGCTGGACATGGCCTTGATCAAGGGAGGAGAAAAGCCCATTAAAATTGATATCGAAGTGGATGGGGACTGTCACAGGAACTCAGATGGATCAAGAAAAATTGATGACCATTGGCGAGATATTCAACTTCAAGGACTGGGATGGAAAGTTATGCGCTTTTGGACCTATCAACTGCGTGAAGACCTAAAAGGGTGCGTGGACAAAGTTGTCCATGGATGGAGAGAAAATGACTGA
- a CDS encoding integration host factor subunit alpha, protein MTLTKNEIIEAIIKETGYPKRRGGEIMETLLEIIKEDLGSGNDLLISGFGKFSVKAKDERRGRNPATGEDLTLRSRRVVAFQCSAKLREKING, encoded by the coding sequence ATGACACTGACCAAAAACGAAATCATTGAAGCTATAATCAAAGAGACGGGCTACCCCAAACGCAGGGGTGGAGAAATCATGGAAACCCTGTTGGAGATCATCAAGGAAGACCTGGGATCTGGTAATGATCTCTTGATTTCCGGCTTTGGAAAATTTTCTGTGAAAGCGAAGGATGAACGCAGAGGAAGAAATCCGGCCACTGGAGAAGATCTGACTTTGAGGTCCAGACGGGTGGTGGCTTTTCAGTGTTCAGCGAAGTTGAGGGAGAAAATAAATGGGTAA